The following are encoded in a window of Halosolutus halophilus genomic DNA:
- a CDS encoding chemotaxis protein CheC has product MKLDVNALGTFYRMAREGAGLAAGRLTHMTDVETQVGVTKLNFMRGREIRRDFDDSTEKVGIRVKLTGAIEGYSVVIFERENALRLVETLLSEADGVEFDEMTRSAATEVGHIMNSGFIDGWADVLEAVIDVSTPTFVEGQSAEPFFGDVTGVPADDDLALLFQSRIETVGTEVGFSHYLFPKRESMSRLLEQLRTSDGIDYDKLDGFDRMAERGAEEVAKTATTLTGIDTSVEIRQLNFVSLEAIPEQVADEKLVGVAFEFDGMPSGYLVFMFDEESAHEIVDAMVPTEVDEDGFGEMAISAITELANIMASGFLDGWANVLDTTIDHSTPEFIHDIGAAAVDPVIIQLGENQDFAFVFDTLVVADGRKFNCQVYAIPDEDDLERALNDLDVDRIEEAPTTAEFQEVDNV; this is encoded by the coding sequence ATGAAACTCGACGTCAACGCGCTCGGGACGTTCTACCGAATGGCTCGCGAGGGCGCGGGCCTTGCTGCCGGCCGGCTGACACACATGACCGACGTCGAGACGCAGGTCGGAGTCACGAAACTCAACTTCATGCGCGGGCGGGAGATCCGTCGTGATTTCGACGACTCGACCGAGAAGGTCGGCATTCGCGTCAAACTCACGGGTGCCATCGAGGGCTACTCCGTGGTGATCTTCGAACGCGAGAACGCGCTCCGACTCGTCGAGACCCTTCTCTCGGAGGCCGACGGCGTCGAGTTCGACGAGATGACCCGCAGCGCCGCCACCGAGGTCGGCCACATCATGAACAGCGGGTTCATCGACGGCTGGGCCGACGTGCTGGAGGCCGTGATCGACGTCTCGACCCCCACGTTCGTCGAGGGCCAGTCCGCGGAACCGTTCTTCGGCGACGTCACGGGCGTCCCCGCCGACGACGACCTCGCCTTGCTCTTCCAGAGTCGGATCGAGACGGTCGGCACCGAGGTCGGGTTCAGCCACTACCTGTTCCCGAAACGGGAGTCGATGTCCCGCCTCTTGGAACAGCTTCGGACGAGCGACGGGATCGATTACGACAAACTCGACGGCTTCGATCGGATGGCGGAGCGTGGTGCCGAAGAGGTCGCCAAGACGGCGACGACCCTGACCGGGATCGACACCAGCGTCGAGATTCGCCAGTTGAACTTCGTCTCGCTCGAGGCGATCCCCGAGCAGGTCGCGGACGAGAAACTCGTCGGCGTCGCCTTCGAGTTCGACGGGATGCCGAGTGGCTATCTCGTCTTCATGTTCGACGAGGAGTCGGCACACGAGATCGTCGACGCGATGGTCCCGACGGAGGTCGACGAGGACGGCTTCGGCGAGATGGCGATCAGTGCGATCACGGAACTGGCAAACATCATGGCCAGCGGCTTCCTCGACGGCTGGGCGAACGTGCTCGATACGACGATCGACCACTCGACGCCGGAGTTCATCCACGACATCGGCGCGGCAGCAGTCGATCCCGTCATCATCCAGCTCGGGGAGAATCAGGACTTCGCGTTCGTCTTCGATACCCTCGTCGTGGCCGACGGCCGCAAGTTCAACTGCCAGGTGTACGCCATCCCC